The sequence atgttctttcagccgaacagagatctgctcagcagtcagccatgggcacactgtctgccctcccgggcagccacgtatctttataccctttgttacgtgtacaatatttatcatttttccccaataccatctattcttataactcggtgtactctcagtaataaccaatccaaaagtgccaccgtggccaaagaagatggaggagaagaggaagaagaagaaggacaggacacaccccaattcctccatcttactcctctaaacccccctgtacataaatcttaaaccttgtgtctcaccctctaattaactaatcccttcaccattcacccggtgaagccctcatccttgtcgtctcctgtgtagggttaaagtccagctaccagacacttctggcaacattccaggactcccgagccccccaaggtggtctcggtggctcagcatctcaggactgagatcttgagatccgacaccaCATTTTTGGTTCAACTGAATTCTTTCTAACATTTCAATGCTCAAGTATGTAAAACCAGAATCTAGTGTACTTCCAAAATTAAACTCTTGGGAATTAACACTATGACTGTCTTCAGTCATATTTAGGAATGAAGTAATAGGTTTGTCTCTTGTTCTTCGCTGTGTACCTCGAAGAAAAGTTTGgttctttcttctctgctgtctTCAACTACCTAATAGCAGATATAAATAGCTGCATTAAATATCAGATATCATGCCACCCAACTGTATTTTGAATCATGGAATTgtaatttgggttggaagagacttttaCTGGTCTAGTCCAATTCCCCCTCAATGAGCAGGGGCATCTCtaaatcaggttgctcaaagtccACTCCAACCTGACCCTGAATATTTCCATGGATGGTGCATCTACTGCCTTTCTGGGGTAACCTGTTCAGTGTCTCACCATCCTCTGAGTAATATCTGatcttcctaatatctgatctaaacctgccctctttcaggttgcagccattcctccttgtcctatTGCTAGAGGCCCTGGTAAAGGGTACCTGTCCAGTTCTTGTAGCCTCTTtgggggctggaaggggctggaaggTCTCCCTTACTCCCCaagaacagccccagctctcaaTCTGTCCTCAtaggagagctgctccagctctggtcATTTCCAGACCCACTCCATTAGGTCCACATCTCTCCTGAGTAGAAGGATATTTTCCAGTTAACAAGCaaagataaagaagaattaTACAAAGTGAGCTAAATTATCCTCCTGCTAGAGTCTTGAACGAGGAGTCTTCTGTGCCTATTGGGGGGATAAAATCTCTTTCAGAAGATGGCACCAAGCTGGATTGTCCGTGTTTTGGAGAGAAAACTTCCTACTCGTTAACCTTAGAGGAATGTGAAGCCCTTCTTTGTGAGGATTGATTTTTCCTGacagaacagaaaatacaaggaaattacatattttatttaaataaattaatgcaaGTTGTGAAATATCTTAAAGCAAGTTGTACTGAACTCTCACAAACCTCAATATTTGGATAAACATGAAAATTTATAGGTTGTGCAGAATTTTAAGGCAAATGAAAGGAAGAGATTGGTTTTAAAAATCCAAGTACCAGTAGCAGTGATTGCCAAGGGTCACAGACTTGTCCCTCAAGTTTCTGACATAATTTTGGCTCATGTAAAGGGCAACCTCCATCTCATGCAACAATTTGGTTTCTAATTTCTCTCTCCTCAAAATTTTATGTTGTCCCCAGGGAAACGGGGACTTAGTTAATGTTACAGTCACACTAATCTGTCATTGAGGTTCCAAGTGAATGTGCTGCTCTTTTTGAGAGCAGCCATCTTCCAAGAAAAGTCTTGCTAAGCCCCAGCATCTTCTTTACCTGTGTCATTTGTAAATACAAAGCTATGCTGCTAAAACAATCTTTCTTCTtatgaagaaaatgaatttatataaaatatcacTTTGATCTTCAATATGAACTACTTTTGCTGAGATTACTTTTAACATTCATTTCTTGTTTGCTACAGCTTAGTTGTAAGTGATGATGATGTGTGGAGAGACCAGTTTTACAATGGAAATATTAAGAAAGAAAGAGGTaatgaacatattttaaaatattacaacATTGTAACTTAATTCTCCATGAAAAAATGTgtaataaaaagtaataaattggcttaatttaatttattaagatATAAAACCCCCCTGAGAAAATCAGTCTGAAACATATCTTGGTTGAACAAATGAAGCCCTCTGAACTGGTCCTCTATGATTGTGGCATACATATTGAAAGAatataattttgattttcatttcccATTACAAAAGTGATATTGAAATCTAGGGAAGTTTTCCATTGTTTTGATAGCACTACCAGGATGGGTGGAATGCTGTTGTGGCTATATCATTACTACATCATCTACACCTGTtctgaaaaagagagagatggcACAGCATGGGGACAAATCTGTTTGTGTTCTTTCTTTGAGGCTGGCATTTCTGGAGTGATTCTAGTATTAATACAATAACAGAATTTTGCCTATGGTTGCTGGTATAGCAAATCAAGCTTTATCATTAAAATGCATGTGTAGTAAAATTATGTTATACATATTCATCTGTTATGTGTTAGGCATACTTACAAAAATACCGTTTGAACTGTGTGTATACAAACTCTGTGTCTGTAGAAACAACACATGGTGGCTTTTGCTATGgaactgttttattttgctgatgCTCTGTTTCCATTTCAACACTCTTGTCTTTATATTTAAGGTGCAATAGTGCTGCGAGTTGCCAAGTCGTGGTTTCGTATAGGATCCTTGGAAATCTTGGCTCACTCTGGGGAACTGGACTTACTAAGGTTTGAATTGAATCTTCACAGTAACTGAAATAGTTTTCTCAAGCATCAACTTACATTAGAATTCATGTATACAGTTGGAATTTAGACATCAATTATTTAGCAAGTGAGATTACATCATTCAGAAAGGTAATCTGCTATTTTTATACAGGCATACCAAAGATCTTACCTCACAAGGGTAAAACCCTTGAGATGTTTTAAAAACCTGGATCTTACAAAGTTTTATATCTAAGTACTTCTGGTAACAAAGCACTAGGGAGGAGTTGTTTCGAAAAGATTTGTAAGTTGAAAGTGGGAGTTCCTACATTTCTCAGTTTTCTGTGACAGGTCCTGCAAATTTCAGTGCTTGTATCCCATTTCCCTAAGCCTGTCTTGTAGGAATGTGGAGAACTGTTTTGGGATCAGTCAGCTACTGTGGAAGTAACCATACTCCATAAAAATTCTGtcagaacattttctttgtgaGAATTCTGATGTAGAATGGTTATTCCTTCTAATCTTATACTGTTTTTTTGGAAATGCAAactcttattttttccctaaaaactGGATATTGCTGCATGCAGAACCATGTCCTGGTGTGCTCTGGAGATTTAATGTGGGGATAATTTTAACTCTCTCTATCTTAATTTTAAGACTGTGTCCAGTCTTATTTATGGCTACAACCTTAGGTTTTATCTCTATGAATTTTGGAAGAGCTTAATGTGATTAATAGACTTAGTCTAAACAGactggttttttaaaatatctatttgTGGCAAGCTGTAGATCAACATTTTGCTGTTTGAAAACAAGAATTTTTAATGATCAGTTCCAAAGTACCAGTTTTGTTTAAAGAATTCTGTTTCTGCTGTTACAGAAGATTGCTAGACTTTATCATCCAGGAACATTTTCCATCAATAGCTATGAATGATTCAAATAGATACCTGGTAAGTCTTTTTTGAgagtcatttttatttttcacaagcGTGTGAACAAAAATTACAGGAAGATCTTCACAATTTCAAGTTTtacaagattttaaaatgtgaagtgAGCTTCCAGGTTTTATTAGCAAAAGTTTGTTAATTCTCTGCTGTAAAAATGTacttcttgatttttttttgttttctcaaagTCAAATGTGAGCATTTTTTACCAGTTTCCATTTTGGAAATGTTTATTGTGAAGCTTccattttctgttctattttgtTCTCTTACAAACAGGTTATCAGGGATCAGTCATGTTGTGatgaaatgtgcttttgctaATGTAAATGTAGTATAAATGGTATATTCTAGTACACTGCCTAGTATAAATAGtatgttttggtttgttttttttaagttttactACTTCATTACTTTAAGGCCATCTGTGTATACTTATTTGACTATAGTCTTTGCTGAATAAGGTTATTATGCATTCATATAATTTAGAATGGGAATGACAAGTCCTGACAGACAGATgcttaaatttgaaaaatagaaTGTATTACATATTTCTAAAGTGAATAAAATGCTGATGTATTTCAATGTTTTTGATACAGAGGATTTGAAGTAAAAGATGTATTtgatttcaggaatttttctcTACGGTCGTGTCAGAGACTGCAAATCTCATTTCCTTGTGGATGTCTGTGGGGTTTGCACATGGTAAGGTGCCAGATGGCATTGGCTTTAGGGGAGGGACATTTTACAGTAATGGACTTAAAATGGCTTTTATTTGTCACCTTGATATTTTGTTCTGCTGATGTCTTCACCTACAGCTTTATCTGTCACACAAGGGGCTTTGTGACAGAGTTACACTGGCTGATCtctcagagcacagctctggcaggATGAGAATAGGGGAGCAAGAATTCTCAGAGCTGTTGCAGCAGTGCAGTGCACAAAGACAGGGTGCTGATGCCATGTGTAAGAGTTTAACTGCTCTGAATTTGATCcctgcacatccagccctgGCCTGTTACAGTGCTCAGGACATGCAGCTGTCTGGCTCTGCCACAGTTTTATGGCATTTaccccaaaacagcagcaggagcagcagcctgggtgtGCTGTGGGGCAtgtgctgggggcacagggatgggcacatTCTCCAGAGTCTGATTCCTGAGAGCTCTCTAAATTCAGTGCACCTGTTTCACAGCAAAATGCCTAGAGACTGGGGCTCAGGTGGAATTTTAacttttgtttctcctttctgtTTAACTGTAGGTGTGTGCAATACAGATAACTTCAGTTTGTTGTCCATAACAATAGATTATGGTCCATTTGGATTTATGGACTCCTATGACCCAGGTGAGTGTAGcatctggttttttgtttgtttgtttttggtttttgttttttttacttaaaataatcttttcatATTGAATTATATAGTTTGCATTGCATGAAAACTCCTTTCATTATTAGAAAAACCCTAAGCATGTGTACTGTTTGAAGagctttagggaaaaaaaaattgcattagtGACCAGTTTTATGATACACTATATAGGTTGCATTCAATGACTAAAAGTCTTGTTAATGAAATATTACTATTAAACCCATTTCCATGAGAGTGTTTCTACTTGATCACCATCAATTCAATAGATACTACAACAGAAGCCTAGAAAACTAAAAATTGTGTATTGCTGGAAGCAGCCAAAAGCAGAAGTGGAATACAGTAACTTGCATGCATGAAAGCTCTAGTTTTATAGTCACAGCAGCTAATTATAtgttggaagaaaagaaatcaaacctACACAGTCATGGTAACCTTTGTTTGAAAGTATTAACTCAGCCAGTCTGGGATTGATAGGTACAGGTTCAGTATGTACATAAATGTGTATTCTTAGAATATTGTTTATAGTTTGCAACTGAATAAACTTCAGAATCAGCAGTGGTTATCTTGCTATGTGTTTTCATGCCTGCAGCCTCAAATTAAGGAAAAGTCATGAGAATAAATGTCATATTGTTTCTATTGTATTGAacaaaatggggattttttgcttttagatcTTTCTTTATAGGGTGGGTTGAACCCATCTGGCAATTAAGGATCCACAAGCCACTGGCTCActcctccctgctgtgggcTGAGGGAGACAATTGGAAAAGCAAGGCTAAGAAAAAGCTTGTGGGTCAAGATAATGACATTTGTGTAagtcaaggggaaaaaaatgacaagaGTGAGCAGCAAGTGATGCAAAGAGAATCACTCACCATATGTCACCACCAGGCTGATGCCAAGTCAGTTCCCAAGCAACAACTGCCttggaaaaactacccccagTTTTTATTGCTGATCATGATGATGTAAGTGTGGAATATTGCTTTGGtcagctgagctcagctgtcccagctgcatcCCCTCCTATCTGGCCCACCCCAGCCTCATTTTCTGGGGTTGCAGAATGAGAATTGAGCCCTTGAtgctgggccagccctgctgagcattGTGTAGAACATTGCTGTGCTATCAGCACTGCTCTGGTCACAAGTCCAACACACGGCTCCAGACAGGCTGCTGTGAACTGACTCTGTCCCAGCCAGACAGTGCACCCTAGAGCCAGATGAGAGGTGTTAGAGTCAAAATTCAGATTGGAACCACTCACCAGATCTGACAGATAAGTTGGGAGTGTCCTCCTTAAAGCTCCATTTGCTGTCAATGTTCTCTGAGGACTCAGGTGATGCTGTGTGCATTGATCAGCTTATCTGGCTTTGATCTGAGTGAGGGGCTCCCACTGATCCCctcacacactgctgctgcagatagAATATTTTACTACTGGATATAAAATCCAGATATAGGCGTATTTTTTATGTGAATACAAAGCTCGACTGTCCAATTGAAACAAATCTTGCTTAGGTGGCCTATTAAATATATGTTTACTGTACAGGTAAATACATGTTTACTATATGTGTGACTTTTCCACAAACACTTAAATCCTGAATCTAGTTGGACATTTGTTTGCTTAATCTATGTGCTAAATACTAGCACTAGAAGTAGTACAAATACTGAACTTAAGTGTAAAAGactgtttttaatgaaaaagtgtttattttttgctgtaaCCATCTGAATTTACCTTGTATCTTCAGGTAGGAAAATGTCACTTGTAACATATGGGAAGTTGTGTGTGAAGGATGTATTCCTTAGATTTGCAAATGATAGATCTTGAGTTAATTCACTTTCAATGAGTATTCTTGTGatctaattttaaatatttaagtggTTTTAAGTCTTCTATAAGTTTGCTGTGTAAGTataaaaatgaatgtatttcaatattttaacaTTGATTCTTTATTGTAATTACTCTGTTATGGAAAAGTAATGTTTTGTTTGAAACAGATTTTGTTCCAAATACATCTGATGATGAAAGAAGGTATAAAATAGGAAATCAGGCAAGTGTTGGGCTGTTTAATCTGAGCAAGCTGTTACAAGCTCTAAAACCTTTATTGGATCCCAGGCAAAAGCAGCTGTAAGTAATCCTTAAAATATCATAATGCTTAAAGGAACTAGTGAGATGAGAGACACTGTAATCACCACATGCTTAGGAAAGAAAGggatttgcttttaaaatattttatttttttaactgggAATTGATTCTGGATTAGTTGTTGGCCAGAATAAGATTAGAGGGTGGGGAGAAAAGTTTTTGTTAGATCAAAAATAGTAGTAAAATAGGACTATAGGGAGCTATTGATGTTGTGTGatcctttttcctttcactaAGGTAGGACTTTTGCCCATAGTTTTCTGTTCTTAGTTTGCCTCGCTTGTTTTGTAAGACATTTTATTAGGAAGACCATGGATTGTCTTGAAGTAATGAAGAAGTATTTTAATAGCCTCCTGTAAAGATTCTTATATGAAGAACAGATCCCAGATGATTCAGAATATCAGTGTTTCTGAGATAGCAGGCAGGAGTTTTTGTTGCTTACTGTACAGCAGGATTAtacctgcagcagcatttcagttcCTTAGAAGTTgacatttcttctgtttttttgcAGAGCTTCCCAGATTTTGGAGGGGTATGGTGAGCTCTATCACAGTCGGTATGCACTTTCAGAACTGAAACCTTCTAGTCACAGtactataaaatatataatgttCACAACTTCCATACTTTGTTACTATTTTCAGTTTCACAGAACTATTCAAAACAAAATTGGGTCTTCTTGGGGAGAATGAGAATGATAACTATTTGATTGCTTTCCTCTTAAAAGTGAGTTTACTTTGCTAATTTTGTTGGCAAACATCTGAACTGGTACCTCACACTTGAAAAGCACTCATGGAAGTGTCCTTATTCACTAGATTATGGAAGATACAAAAGCTGATTTTACAATGACATTCCGAGAGCTGAGTGAAATTACTGCAGACCAGTTAAAGGAGCTCCATATTCCTGAGGTATAAATACAAGCACTCAGTCCTAGGAATGCTtaatataaaaagagaaaatcaaattGACATAACTCTGATATAGTAGAGGCCATCTCAAGGCATGATTTGTCTGGGAAGTATATTATTGTGTCATTTTTAAGGGACAGAGGGACTAATACACCTATGTCAGGCTACCACCCCTTGTTAAGCCTGTATCTGGTAATGATGGATATGTTAATGAAAAGTGCTAATGAAATGTGCATTCATGAAAAACGCTGAAGTCAGATTTTGACCCTTTGGTACAGGTCCAATATGAGTGGTTGTAAATACTCATACACAAATGAGAACGTGATTTTTGTCACATTTAATGTGGGTCTGCTACAAAgaattttcttccccttcatctccctggttttttgttgttttgtatAAGAATACTTTTTGTCCAATAAGTGAAGTTGCACAGGGCTCATGAGGAAAATTTCAGCCTCAGGTCAACCAGACTGTTCTGACATGGGTTTACCAGGTGGCCTAAACCTCTGCTCTCAGGCATATTTGCTTATCTTGGTATCTAATGATAAGTGAGATTCCATCTTAACATAAATTCCTGCTACAAATCTTTTCCCAGCATGGCCTCTGCCCTTCCTTGAGCATGAGATTGGTTTTAAATGTAACTTAAAGCATGAGAATACATTTTGCTATTGtgtcctgctcagcctgctATCTCATCCTGTGTTGCTCTAACTTAGACTAAACTTATTCTTCAGGAAATACGTGAGAGTACTTAAATTTTTTACTTGGATGTAGTGCAATCTTTGAAAGTGGAAATATAGCTGACATATTTGAACTGGACTGAGATTTTAGGCAAGTCATAATtgaataaaaaagcaaaagggaaaTTCTGAAAAGGAAGCTTGTAATATGGTTCTGAAAAGGAACctaaactggaaagaaaatggcCTTTTTGCAGGAgccaaaatgattttttttttccttttattttttaatatagtgATGTATTTCCATGTGATGAATATTGTTAATTTTGCCTGGGAAACTTCATTGCCTTCCCCAGACATCTGatttatgtgtttgtttttgaagCCAATTTAAAATGAGAGCAGGACTTAGGAGGTTGATTTTAGGCAGCAGGATGACAATGTAAAACACTGAATGAAAATGAGAAGTTGATGGTTCTTTTTCCACGTATAATTAAGTGGTTTTGAgcaaattttctgattttccttattttcttctgttaagTAAGAGGTCTATCCTGACCTTCTCTATGAACTTGAAGCCATTAAGAGTTTAAAAGTTTTAATACTCTGGAGGtaagcaacaaaaaaacccaggagtTGTGGCTTTGGAATTATTTGTTTGCACAGGAGGGTGATAAGAGGATGGGTGTATTTGTAAGAGAAGGTATTTTTGTCATGGAACCCAAGGGATTTTTCCATTTATGGCAACTCCATCTTCCCATCTTTGAAGGTGTTGGCTGAGGAACCAGCAATTGTGGTGTAGTTGTgatcctgctgccacaccaaGGGTCATTTCCAGCCTTCACTTGGTAGCAacctgatctttttttttttttctcacacaaTGAAATGATTTAGCCCACAAATTCTGAGTTTCAAAACTGATGTGGAAAAACAAGTACAATTTTATGGTGGTAAaaagttttcattgttttaaagaatttcaattttaaagtaatttcatCTCTGTTTATTTACACACTTTATGAGTAAGTTTTCCTATTGATTTGTGCATCAATATTAAAGATTTTTTCAGCTGCATACCAAAATTGACCTAAAAATGCTAGAATCCTTTGGGAACACTGCAGGAGTCCTTGCATTTAGTGTTAACTGAAAACATTCTGAAATTCCTCCTAAAGCAGCCTAACTGTGCCCATCTTTGAACAAATGCTTGATTCTCATACTCACCTGTTATCCACCTGCCTGATTCCCAGCTCTTAGTCATTTCTGTGCTCATTTTTATGatcaaatataattttcatataCTTTTTACTCTtattcctcaaaaaaaacccaaaaccaaaaaacccagatGGGAtcaaaactttttcttcttgtttttaatttcccttacttttattttttttctcaaatatgTGCTGTTTAGCTCCTTTTATCTGTCCATTTCTTCCTAATCTGTTCTTTCTCTGAAGTTCATTTTTTGTCTGTGAGCTGAGGAATATGAAGCAGCTGTTGGCTCAGTGTAATCAGCCAGGGAGGCCTGGGTTGTGTTTGCTGTCCATCATGGAGGCAGTAACCCCAAGCTCTGATTCCTTGCTGTCAGCATCTTCCAAGTCCTGTCTCCTCTCCTGCTGGTCTCTATTCTTCTCAGTTTTCTCCTGTCCCTGTAGACTTtagtttctctttctctccaccttttcttttttatatattttgctATTGCACAATTTTTGATGAAAAACAACTCTATGAACATATCTGACCCATGTATGAGTCTCAGAAGAGAGTGAAACCTGTAATTATGtagcttaaaaaaatcaaataggTCAGACAATAAGCCAAGAAAAAACAGGAGTGAAGTGCTAGAAATGTTTAGGTAAAATTTGTCATAACAGAGATGGATTCATGTAGTTGCATCATgctagcaaaaataaataacttcaATACAGAGCAAAAGATGCTAATAGAATGTTTAGGGAGAAAATTCTTTGAACAGTCATAATACATTTGCCTTTTCAATCTTTTTATTGCTCATTGTCTGCTTTCAGCTGGGAAAAGAGTTAATTCTCTTCCTAGTAGCTGGTGGAGTGCCATGTTTTGGATTCAGATTGTGGATAATGCTGATAACACACTGAAGGTTTAgctgttgctgagcagggcttacactGAGTCAAAGACTTCGCAGCTTCTCGTGgtgccctgagcaaggaggctgggggtggacagagccaggacagctgacccaaactggccACAGGGATATCCCACAGCACTTGGTGCATGCTCAGCAAATAAACCAGCAGAGAGCTCAGGGAGATACCCTGCCTGGGAACTGGCTGGGCATAGGTTGGTGAGCAATTGATTTCCATTTGCATCActtgttgggttttatttctctctccttttgatATTTTCCTTCACATTGCTATTATGAttgttattattaaattatttcaattattaaactgatcttatctcaacccacaagttttcttACTTTTAACCTTACTTTAAACCCCAGTTGAGGGGGACCATGAGCAGGTGGTTATGTGAGGCTCAGTTGCCAGCTGGGGCTAAAACACAGTACTTGTTGCTTACTTTGGTTTTTgcttaacagaaaaataactctGATTATCTGTCAAtaaatgtttctttctctttaggAATTCTGGGCTCTCCAGGATCTGGGtaaacacaaattattttcagagtGGGTTACTATGTACCTCATGAGATTAAACAGGTGAGTCTGGTTGTAgtttaaaatctgtatttgcCAGAAGCAGGCAAATTTAATCTGTGGTGCATAGTCTTTAATGGGATTAATAAACTGGCCCAAACATGGTTTCATATGCCTTTTTGGTTTTCTCGGCTCTACATTCTGCTGGATTCAACAATAATTACTGTTGTAGTTCTGTTTTGACACTCAGGTACATCAAAAGGACATGGTAGGAGTTATTTCTATTCTTTGTCCTTCACTGAGCACCTGATCAGTTTTCTTTGGCTGACAGGTTTTCTTCAAATACCAATCCTACAGATTCAGTCCAAGAATCACAAACAGGCGTTGCAAGTACATAGGAATGAATAGTGTTTAATTACTgcttatttataaatatttaccaTGAAATAACATTGTTTAtggtggcaggggatggaaattGAACAGTTGCTAATACACAGATTGTGTTCGGAAACCATGGTGTTGCATAGATAGGAATGCACAGGACTCTTTTGTGTTAAATCAATAAAGAatctaacatttttttcttagttatATATGGTATGTATGGCTAATAGTAGTCAAAATAAATACACATCAGGTACTTGGAAATTTTATTCAGTAAACAAAATTCTTAGGGGAAAAGTCAATACCAGGCACAAAACCTACAAGAAAGTGTGCAGTTTTTTCCAAGTCTAATTATTCATAGAGATTCACACCAGCTTCTGCCAAACACAAAAGCAGAGCACTTAATGATTTTAATGGAAGTCAAATaagatatttctaaaaataaatcagcttaATCCTCACTAGCTGAAgtgctttctgtttttttctttttgtttgttttgatgtgTAGTAACACTGGTGACTCAGATGCCAAAAGAAGAACAAGAATGGCAAGTGAGTAAAACAATCCAAAGGAATCATCTGCTTGCAGATGGCAAATATCTATTTACATATGTTTCTTTTGTGGtaggtgtttttctttttgggtagaactaaaatacagtattttttttaagaggagaAACTCTCATTATGCTGCTCCAAATCTTGTAGCAATATACATTCATTCTGTCTGTCTCTGCCCTTTTTACATGCTACACAGAATTCAGATTTCTGATAGGGAcacactttttctttctgtcaccCAGAGGAAAAACTCCTTGAGAAAGGACTATCTGGCCATAGGAGGCAAAG comes from Zonotrichia leucophrys gambelii isolate GWCS_2022_RI chromosome 2, RI_Zleu_2.0, whole genome shotgun sequence and encodes:
- the LOC135443641 gene encoding protein adenylyltransferase SelO-like, encoding MWWRPWLPACLAWGCVAALCGSRGLCPAPNASRPQPGQCPRRRAAELCAWALSSDSLLDPFPVDVIQENYVRNVRNCIFSVVYPTPFKSRVRLVAVSKDVLESILDLDISVKGSPDFLEFISGGKVIFGSVPLAHRYGGHQFGSWAGQLGDGRAHLIGVYTNRHGERWELQLKGSGKTPYSRNGDGRAVLRSSVREFLCSEAMHHLGIPTSRAASLVVSDDDVWRDQFYNGNIKKERGAIVLRVAKSWFRIGSLEILAHSGELDLLRRLLDFIIQEHFPSIAMNDSNRYLEFFSTVVSETANLISLWMSVGFAHGVCNTDNFSLLSITIDYGPFGFMDSYDPDFVPNTSDDERRYKIGNQASVGLFNLSKLLQALKPLLDPRQKQLASQILEGYGELYHSRFTELFKTKLGLLGENENDNYLIAFLLKIMEDTKADFTMTFRELSEITADQLKELHIPEEFWALQDLGKHKLFSEWVTMYLMRLNSNTGDSDAKRRTRMATVNPRYILRNWMAESAVEKANLNDFSEVELLEQVLQQPFQRQEAAERAGYSLRPPAWARHLKVSCSS